In a genomic window of Bradyrhizobium sp. LLZ17:
- a CDS encoding ABC transporter permease: protein MRREGSPFQGLSTVFVKELADHISSVRMLMLELLIVFTALAALYEAINSLRQNTAEDPFLLLRLFTIDQAPLPSFVAILGFLIPLMAIGLGFDAVNSEHNRRTLSRILAQPIYRDALLMGKFLAALATIGISLAALWLLVIGLGLIFLGVPPGGEEIARSLVFLVVAIFYAGVWLSLAMLLSIVFRSPATAALVSLGIWLFLTVLWPMLAPAIAQAIAPVDPRYAMLGLNDPATAVWTQELLRLSPNDLFGEAMLAVLSPTTRTLGPVFLDQLRGAVMGAPLPFGESVMIAWPQTVGLIAGTIVLFAFGYVLFQRQEVRA, encoded by the coding sequence ATGCGGCGTGAGGGTTCACCGTTCCAGGGTCTGTCCACCGTCTTCGTCAAGGAGCTCGCGGATCACATCTCCAGCGTCCGCATGCTGATGCTGGAGCTGCTGATCGTGTTCACTGCGCTTGCCGCGCTCTACGAGGCGATCAACAGCCTGCGGCAGAACACCGCCGAAGATCCGTTCCTGCTGCTGCGTCTTTTCACCATCGACCAGGCGCCGCTGCCGTCCTTTGTTGCGATCCTCGGATTCCTCATTCCGCTGATGGCGATCGGCCTTGGCTTCGACGCCGTCAACAGCGAGCACAACCGGCGGACGCTGTCTCGTATCCTGGCGCAGCCGATCTATCGCGATGCGCTGCTGATGGGGAAATTTCTTGCAGCGCTCGCCACCATCGGCATCAGCCTCGCCGCCTTATGGCTCCTGGTGATCGGCCTCGGCCTGATCTTCCTCGGCGTGCCGCCGGGCGGGGAAGAGATCGCGCGCTCGCTGGTGTTTCTGGTGGTCGCGATCTTCTATGCGGGCGTCTGGCTGTCGCTGGCGATGCTTCTCTCGATCGTGTTCCGCTCGCCCGCGACCGCCGCGCTGGTCTCGCTCGGCATCTGGCTATTCCTGACCGTGCTGTGGCCGATGTTGGCCCCTGCGATCGCGCAGGCGATCGCACCGGTCGATCCGCGCTACGCAATGCTCGGCCTGAATGACCCCGCGACTGCGGTCTGGACCCAGGAACTGCTGCGGCTGTCGCCCAACGACCTGTTCGGCGAGGCGATGCTCGCGGTGCTGTCGCCGACGACGCGCACGCTCGGTCCGGTCTTCCTCGATCAGCTCCGCGGCGCCGTTATGGGCGCGCCGCTCCCGTTCGGCGAAAGCGTCATGATCGCATGGCCGCAGACCGTCGGCCTTATCGCGGGCACTATCGTGCTGTTTGCGTTCGGCTATGTGCTGTTCCAGCGGCAGGAGGTGCGAGCCTAA